One segment of Egicoccus sp. AB-alg2 DNA contains the following:
- a CDS encoding NAD-dependent epimerase/dehydratase family protein produces MRVLVTGATGALGRPMVGLLAASGHEVLAVARRFRDLPVPSNVIEAAVDVLDADAVSRFVRQQRPEAIVHFATAIPPQIDPKRIGRQFETTNRLRTDGTRNLLRAAEQAGIETFLAQGLAYAYEPGDTIRTEADPLWPAPPAPYAPVADALKEMERLVADAGGVVLRLGHLYGPGTIYAADGSMTRMVSAGKVPIVGAGAARYSFVHVDDVASAVLAALDLPAGGGTFNVVDDHPLYLHDWLPWFAKQLGAKPPKRFPVALARLAVGPFGVAFMNQLAGASNARAREVLDWRPQFPSFREGVVAERRGITSDAA; encoded by the coding sequence ATGCGTGTGCTGGTGACGGGTGCGACGGGGGCGCTGGGACGGCCGATGGTGGGGTTGCTGGCGGCCAGCGGGCACGAGGTACTGGCCGTCGCCCGACGGTTCCGCGACCTGCCGGTCCCGTCGAACGTGATCGAAGCGGCCGTGGACGTGCTGGACGCCGACGCCGTGTCACGGTTCGTGCGCCAGCAGCGTCCCGAGGCCATCGTGCACTTCGCGACGGCGATCCCGCCGCAGATCGACCCGAAGAGGATCGGTCGACAGTTCGAGACGACCAACCGCCTGCGGACGGACGGAACCCGCAACCTGCTGCGAGCGGCCGAGCAGGCCGGTATCGAGACCTTCCTCGCCCAGGGACTGGCGTACGCCTACGAACCCGGCGACACGATCCGCACGGAGGCCGATCCGCTGTGGCCGGCCCCGCCGGCGCCGTACGCCCCGGTGGCCGACGCCCTGAAGGAGATGGAACGGCTGGTCGCCGACGCCGGGGGAGTGGTGTTGCGCCTGGGGCACCTCTACGGTCCGGGGACGATCTACGCGGCGGACGGGTCGATGACGCGGATGGTGTCGGCCGGCAAGGTCCCGATCGTCGGGGCCGGGGCGGCGCGCTACTCGTTCGTGCACGTCGACGACGTGGCGTCGGCCGTGCTTGCCGCCCTGGACCTGCCGGCCGGCGGCGGGACGTTCAACGTGGTCGACGACCACCCGCTGTACCTGCATGATTGGCTGCCGTGGTTCGCGAAGCAGCTCGGGGCCAAGCCGCCGAAGCGCTTCCCGGTGGCGCTGGCCCGGCTGGCCGTCGGCCCGTTCGGGGTCGCGTTCATGAACCAGCTGGCCGGTGCGTCCAACGCCCGGGCCCGGGAGGTACTCGACTGGCGGCCGCAGTTCCCGTCGTTCCGCGAGGGCGTCGTCGCCGAGCGTCGCGGGATCACGTCGGACGCCGCATGA
- a CDS encoding NAD(P)/FAD-dependent oxidoreductase, whose amino-acid sequence MDEHFDAIVVGARVAGAATAMLLARAGQRVLVLDRARPGSDTLSTHAFMRGGVVQLSRWGLLDDVVAAGTPPVRRTVIRYGRDEEVVAIRPAPHTDALYAPRRTVLDPILVDAAARAGAEVRFESTVDRLLRDADGAVTGVEARDARGRRIAARAPITIGADGLRSRVAREVGALTYHQGTNASAMVVGYWAGLDVDGYQWLYGPGHSAGLIPTNDGLVCGWVGSPAARFLAEQRRRRDLGFHEVFHRVAPDWAEALRDARSVGHVRGFPGVPGFLRQPWGRGWALVGDAAHFKDPLTTHGMTDALRDAELLARAVLAAASGRCSHDRAMAGYQDTRDALSRPLHALADRVAAYDWDLATVRPLLLAMSAAMRPEVGHLLDLDADAVAS is encoded by the coding sequence ATGGACGAGCACTTCGACGCCATCGTGGTCGGCGCGCGGGTCGCCGGCGCGGCCACCGCCATGCTCCTGGCCCGCGCCGGCCAGCGGGTGCTCGTGCTCGACCGTGCCCGGCCCGGTAGCGACACCCTGTCGACGCACGCCTTCATGCGTGGCGGCGTGGTGCAGCTGAGCCGCTGGGGGCTGCTCGACGACGTGGTCGCCGCCGGCACGCCACCGGTCCGGCGCACCGTCATCCGCTACGGGCGCGACGAGGAGGTCGTGGCGATCCGCCCGGCACCGCACACCGACGCGCTCTACGCCCCCCGTCGCACCGTGCTGGACCCGATCCTGGTCGACGCGGCCGCCCGGGCCGGTGCCGAGGTGCGTTTCGAGTCGACGGTCGACCGGCTGCTCCGCGACGCCGACGGGGCCGTCACGGGTGTCGAGGCCCGTGACGCCCGCGGCCGGCGCATCGCCGCGCGGGCCCCGATCACGATCGGCGCCGACGGCCTGCGCTCGCGCGTGGCGCGGGAGGTCGGCGCGCTCACCTACCACCAAGGCACCAACGCGAGCGCGATGGTCGTCGGCTACTGGGCCGGGCTGGACGTCGACGGCTACCAGTGGCTCTACGGACCGGGCCACAGTGCCGGGCTGATCCCGACCAACGACGGGCTGGTCTGCGGCTGGGTCGGCAGCCCCGCCGCGCGCTTCCTCGCCGAGCAGCGCCGGCGCCGCGACCTGGGCTTCCACGAGGTGTTCCACCGCGTCGCTCCTGACTGGGCCGAAGCGCTGCGCGACGCCCGATCCGTCGGGCACGTGCGCGGGTTCCCCGGCGTGCCGGGCTTCCTGCGCCAGCCCTGGGGGCGCGGGTGGGCACTGGTGGGCGACGCCGCGCACTTCAAGGACCCCCTCACCACGCACGGCATGACCGACGCCCTGCGTGACGCCGAGCTGCTCGCCCGCGCCGTGCTCGCGGCCGCCTCCGGCCGCTGCAGCCACGATCGCGCCATGGCCGGCTACCAGGACACCCGCGACGCGCTGTCCCGCCCGCTGCATGCCCTCGCCGACCGGGTCGCCGCCTACGACTGGGACCTCGCGACGGTCCGGCCGCTGCTGCTCGCGATGAGTGCCGCCATGCGGCCCGAGGTCGGGCACCTGCTGGATCTCGACGCCGACGCCGTCGCGTCCTGA
- a CDS encoding sulfotransferase → MRDAAAAWGAEVSAGAGGALPNVLVIGAMKAGTSALHRYLDAHPDAAMSHPKELGFFFDVVSPGDGLVPPPTRDEHRHGWSLGGNWFRGLDWYRQHFAPDARVRGETSPGYTSPDHPEVAARIAATLGTDLTLVMLVRDPVARALSQYAHHRRDGHESRPVEVAVLDPASQYLARSRYAERLDPFLTHFPRERIEVVVQEELRAARRCTLQRLYAALGLDPDHWDAELDREWHVGDDVPDPGRGVRDALCERLRDDVDRLRAFLDRDLPWSC, encoded by the coding sequence GTGCGCGACGCGGCGGCGGCGTGGGGTGCCGAGGTCTCGGCCGGCGCGGGTGGCGCCCTGCCGAACGTGCTGGTGATCGGCGCGATGAAGGCGGGCACCAGCGCCCTGCACCGCTACCTCGACGCCCATCCCGACGCCGCGATGTCCCACCCGAAGGAGCTCGGGTTCTTCTTCGACGTGGTCTCGCCGGGCGACGGGCTCGTGCCACCGCCGACCCGTGACGAGCACCGGCACGGCTGGTCGCTGGGGGGCAACTGGTTCCGCGGGCTGGACTGGTACCGGCAGCACTTCGCGCCCGACGCACGGGTCCGCGGGGAGACCTCGCCGGGCTACACCTCGCCCGACCATCCCGAGGTGGCCGCCCGGATCGCGGCCACGCTGGGCACCGACCTGACGCTGGTGATGCTGGTGCGGGACCCGGTCGCCCGGGCCCTGTCGCAGTACGCCCACCACCGCCGCGACGGGCACGAGTCCCGACCGGTCGAGGTCGCGGTGCTCGACCCGGCCAGCCAGTACCTGGCACGCAGCCGCTACGCCGAGCGTCTGGACCCGTTCCTCACCCATTTCCCGCGCGAGCGCATCGAGGTGGTCGTCCAGGAGGAACTGCGTGCGGCGCGACGCTGCACGCTGCAACGGCTCTACGCCGCCCTCGGGCTGGACCCCGACCACTGGGACGCCGAGCTGGACCGCGAGTGGCACGTGGGCGACGACGTGCCCGACCCCGGACGGGGCGTGCGTGACGCGTTGTGCGAGCGCCTGCGCGACGACGTCGACCGTCTGCGCGCGTTCCTCGACCGGGACCTGCCCTGGTCGTGCTGA
- a CDS encoding VOC family protein, translating into MTVELNHTIVAARDPEASARFLADVLGLPEPALFGPFVVVETGNRVSLDYLETDGEIVSQHYAFLVTEEEFSQIFGRIEERGLPYWADPGRRRFGEINRNDGGRGVYFPDPDGHLLEIITRPYGSG; encoded by the coding sequence ATGACGGTCGAGCTCAACCACACGATCGTGGCGGCGCGTGATCCCGAGGCGTCGGCACGATTCCTGGCCGACGTGCTCGGACTGCCCGAGCCCGCGCTGTTCGGTCCGTTCGTGGTGGTGGAGACCGGCAACCGCGTCAGCCTCGACTATCTCGAGACCGACGGCGAGATCGTGTCACAGCATTACGCCTTCCTCGTCACCGAAGAGGAGTTCAGCCAGATCTTCGGTCGGATCGAGGAGCGGGGCCTGCCCTACTGGGCAGATCCAGGTCGCCGCCGGTTCGGCGAGATCAACCGCAACGACGGCGGCCGGGGGGTGTACTTCCCGGATCCCGATGGGCACCTGCTGGAGATCATCACCCGGCCCTATGGCAGCGGCTGA
- a CDS encoding haloacid dehalogenase: MSAGEGELAALTDPVRARLVARHEAREVGLAAGRNAIRSAANAIRATHRGETDRAGRLIEEARTSLREAYDACGAFPDVLHAGFVQDAAKEVAEAVLTRAAVASERLPGPEEVGVDDVSWLHGLAETVGELRRASLDHVRGGRIDDAEAALALMQEILAALVTIDVPDGLSRGLRRATDAARAITERTRGDLTTAAGQRELRRALDAHREALERVLDESS; encoded by the coding sequence ATGAGCGCCGGCGAGGGCGAACTCGCCGCCCTGACCGACCCGGTCCGGGCGCGTCTGGTGGCGCGCCACGAGGCTCGTGAGGTCGGCCTCGCGGCGGGCCGCAACGCGATCCGGTCCGCCGCCAACGCCATCCGCGCGACCCACCGCGGCGAGACCGACCGTGCGGGCCGCCTGATCGAGGAGGCTCGGACCTCACTCCGCGAGGCCTACGACGCCTGCGGGGCCTTCCCCGACGTGCTGCACGCTGGCTTCGTCCAGGACGCCGCCAAGGAGGTCGCCGAGGCGGTCCTGACCCGTGCGGCCGTGGCCAGCGAGCGACTGCCCGGCCCGGAGGAGGTCGGCGTCGACGACGTGTCGTGGCTCCACGGCCTGGCGGAGACGGTCGGCGAGCTGCGCCGTGCCAGCCTCGACCACGTCCGCGGCGGGCGGATCGACGACGCCGAGGCCGCCCTGGCGCTGATGCAGGAGATCCTGGCGGCGCTCGTGACGATCGACGTACCCGACGGGCTCAGCCGCGGGCTGCGCCGAGCCACCGACGCCGCTCGCGCGATCACCGAACGCACACGCGGCGACCTCACGACGGCCGCCGGCCAGCGCGAGCTCCGACGCGCCCTGGATGCTCACCGCGAAGCGCTGGAGCGGGTCCTGGACGAGTCGTCGTGA
- the moaC gene encoding cyclic pyranopterin monophosphate synthase MoaC produces the protein MTAPGGSGGDPEGLTHLDARGQARMVDVGDKAVTQRTAVAEARVHMRPDVAARLLAGDLPKGDALPVVRIAGIQAAKRTPELIPLCHGIALTSVEVEVDVDASAGVAVVTATARAADRTGVEMEAMTAVSVASLTLYDLVKAVQRDVVITDVRLRRKTGGRSGDVDLP, from the coding sequence ATGACCGCCCCCGGCGGGTCCGGTGGTGATCCGGAGGGCCTCACCCACCTCGACGCCCGTGGGCAGGCCCGCATGGTCGACGTCGGGGACAAGGCCGTCACCCAGCGCACCGCCGTCGCCGAGGCCCGGGTCCACATGCGACCCGACGTGGCGGCACGCCTGCTGGCCGGCGACCTGCCGAAGGGGGACGCGCTGCCGGTGGTGCGCATCGCGGGCATCCAGGCGGCCAAGCGCACGCCCGAGCTGATCCCGCTGTGCCACGGCATCGCCCTCACGTCCGTCGAGGTCGAGGTGGACGTCGACGCGTCGGCGGGCGTCGCGGTGGTGACTGCCACGGCACGGGCTGCTGACCGCACCGGCGTGGAGATGGAGGCGATGACCGCGGTGAGCGTGGCGTCGCTGACGCTCTACGACCTGGTCAAGGCGGTGCAACGCGACGTGGTCATCACCGACGTCCGTCTCCGCCGCAAGACGGGCGGGCGCTCCGGCGACGTCGACCTGCCCTGA
- the glp gene encoding gephyrin-like molybdotransferase Glp, producing MTRFVGHGRDEVTPAQELTPVEEHLQAILDSLPQPDPIELTILDALGLVLAADVTSDATLPPFANAAMDGYAVVAADLVDARVDEPVHLPVVGEVVAGAAEAPEVAPGRVVRIMTGAPLPPGADAVVPVETTSGDDGQIGFHRTVAPGEHVRRPGEDLEPGQVLLKSGRRVQPADIALLSAVGIPRVLCVPPPRVVVLSSGDELVQATREPGPGQIRDSNGPMLAAMVRAAGGIPFTTGIVPDDRKALMYAFDTNLGHADLFVCTGGASAGTRDLLPDVIGAMGEVRTAKVAMKPGMPQIRGRIGQTPVIGLPGNPVSAFVSFEVFVRPAIRRMQGRRDLTRPTVTARATEELRGAPNKRHFVRVRLARGAEGWAATPTGAQGSHVITSISSADGLAVVPEDRDAIAAGEQVRVQLLVDG from the coding sequence GTGACGCGGTTCGTCGGCCACGGCCGTGACGAGGTCACACCGGCCCAGGAACTGACCCCGGTCGAGGAGCACCTGCAGGCGATCCTCGACTCGCTGCCCCAGCCCGACCCGATCGAGCTGACGATCCTCGACGCCCTGGGGCTCGTGCTGGCCGCCGACGTGACCAGCGACGCGACCCTGCCGCCCTTCGCCAACGCGGCGATGGACGGCTACGCCGTCGTGGCAGCCGACCTGGTCGATGCCCGCGTCGACGAACCGGTGCACCTGCCCGTGGTGGGCGAGGTCGTCGCCGGTGCGGCGGAGGCTCCCGAGGTCGCGCCGGGGCGCGTCGTCCGCATCATGACGGGGGCGCCGCTGCCGCCGGGCGCGGATGCGGTCGTGCCGGTGGAGACCACGTCCGGCGACGACGGGCAGATCGGGTTCCACCGCACGGTCGCACCCGGTGAGCACGTGCGCCGGCCCGGCGAGGACCTCGAGCCGGGCCAGGTGCTGCTGAAGTCCGGTCGCCGGGTGCAGCCGGCCGACATCGCCCTGCTCTCGGCCGTCGGCATCCCGCGGGTGCTGTGCGTCCCGCCCCCGCGCGTGGTCGTGCTGTCCAGCGGCGACGAGCTCGTCCAGGCGACGCGGGAGCCGGGTCCGGGCCAGATCCGCGATTCCAACGGCCCGATGCTCGCCGCGATGGTCCGGGCGGCCGGTGGCATCCCCTTCACGACCGGGATCGTGCCCGACGACCGCAAGGCGTTGATGTACGCCTTCGACACCAACCTCGGACACGCCGACCTCTTCGTGTGCACCGGCGGGGCCAGTGCCGGCACCCGTGACCTGCTGCCCGACGTCATCGGCGCGATGGGCGAGGTCCGCACCGCCAAGGTGGCGATGAAGCCCGGGATGCCGCAGATCCGTGGCCGCATCGGCCAGACCCCGGTGATCGGCCTGCCCGGCAACCCGGTGTCGGCGTTCGTGTCGTTCGAGGTGTTCGTGCGTCCGGCCATCCGTCGCATGCAGGGCCGGCGGGACCTCACGCGGCCGACGGTCACCGCCCGCGCCACCGAGGAGCTGCGCGGCGCCCCGAACAAGCGCCACTTCGTGCGGGTACGGCTCGCGCGCGGCGCGGAGGGCTGGGCCGCCACGCCGACCGGCGCCCAGGGCTCGCACGTCATCACCTCGATCTCGTCCGCGGACGGGCTCGCGGTGGTGCCCGAGGACCGCGACGCGATCGCGGCCGGCGAGCAGGTCCGTGTCCAGCTGCTGGTCGACGGATGA
- the galU gene encoding UTP--glucose-1-phosphate uridylyltransferase GalU, which yields MVRKAVLPVAGLGTRFLPATKAVPKEMMPLVDRPAIQYIVEECVRAGLDDVLLVTGSGKGEIEDHFDRRLDLEAALADKGKQDELTAVRDLAHLAQIHSIRQGEPLGLGHAVLMAAGHVAAEESFAVLLGDDIIDPHEPFLERMLEAHDRTGRPVVALMEVPSDQVHLYGVADVEPGERDGEFLVHRLVEKPPVDEAPSNLIVVGRYVLPGAIFDVLHETPPGRGDEIQLTDALQTMAADEPIIGIRLDAERYDTGDKLGFLKATVQIAAQREDLGKEFLEWLRAWIEEREA from the coding sequence ATGGTCCGCAAGGCCGTCCTCCCCGTCGCCGGTCTCGGCACCCGCTTCCTGCCGGCGACCAAGGCCGTGCCGAAGGAGATGATGCCGCTGGTGGACCGGCCCGCGATCCAGTACATCGTGGAAGAGTGCGTGCGCGCAGGACTCGACGACGTGTTGCTCGTGACGGGCTCGGGCAAAGGCGAGATCGAGGACCACTTCGACCGGCGACTGGACCTGGAGGCGGCGCTGGCGGACAAGGGCAAGCAGGACGAGCTGACCGCCGTCCGCGACCTCGCCCACCTCGCACAGATCCACAGCATCCGGCAGGGCGAACCGCTCGGACTGGGGCACGCCGTGCTGATGGCGGCCGGCCACGTGGCGGCCGAGGAGAGCTTCGCCGTCCTGCTCGGCGACGACATCATCGACCCGCACGAGCCGTTCCTGGAACGGATGCTGGAGGCGCACGACCGCACGGGTCGCCCGGTGGTCGCGCTGATGGAGGTGCCGTCCGACCAGGTGCACCTCTACGGCGTGGCGGACGTCGAGCCGGGCGAGCGGGACGGCGAGTTCCTCGTGCACCGGCTCGTGGAGAAGCCGCCGGTCGACGAGGCGCCCTCCAACCTGATCGTGGTGGGCCGCTACGTGCTGCCCGGCGCCATCTTCGACGTCCTGCACGAGACGCCACCCGGCCGCGGCGACGAGATCCAACTCACGGACGCGCTGCAGACGATGGCGGCGGACGAGCCGATCATCGGCATCCGTCTGGACGCCGAGCGCTACGACACCGGGGACAAGCTGGGCTTCCTGAAGGCGACGGTCCAGATCGCGGCGCAGCGTGAGGATCTCGGCAAGGAGTTCCTGGAGTGGCTGCGCGCCTGGATCGAGGAGCGTGAGGCGTGA
- a CDS encoding 5-formyltetrahydrofolate cyclo-ligase — protein MSATTKTALRASARAARAALSPVERNEASAQVVARLERMPELRRARTVVLYAATRDEADPGGLLPHLLRRGVRTLFPRVRGEHLELVAASDLAALQLGYRGITEPVGPAVDPEVVDVVLVPGVAFDPAGGRLGQGGGHYDRLLGRLPRHATRIGVCFSCQVVPRVPREAHDVAVDVVVTERVTHRVDARR, from the coding sequence GTGTCGGCCACCACGAAGACGGCCCTGCGGGCGTCCGCGCGCGCCGCCCGTGCCGCCCTGTCGCCTGTCGAACGCAACGAGGCATCGGCGCAGGTGGTCGCCCGCCTCGAGCGCATGCCGGAGCTGCGCCGGGCCCGGACGGTGGTCCTCTACGCGGCGACGCGCGACGAGGCGGATCCCGGGGGACTCCTGCCCCACCTGCTGCGGCGCGGGGTGCGCACCCTCTTCCCCCGTGTTCGTGGCGAGCACCTGGAGCTGGTGGCCGCGTCCGATCTGGCTGCCCTGCAACTCGGCTACCGGGGCATCACCGAGCCCGTGGGGCCGGCGGTCGATCCAGAGGTCGTCGACGTCGTGCTGGTCCCAGGGGTGGCCTTCGACCCAGCCGGTGGTCGGCTGGGGCAGGGCGGCGGCCACTACGACCGGCTCCTGGGCCGGCTGCCGCGGCACGCGACGCGGATCGGCGTGTGCTTCTCGTGCCAGGTCGTCCCCCGGGTGCCGCGCGAGGCCCACGACGTGGCGGTCGACGTGGTCGTCACCGAGCGCGTCACCCACCGCGTCGATGCCCGGCGCTGA
- a CDS encoding FmdB family zinc ribbon protein: MPTYEYACRDCGEHLEVVQSFKDDALTECPACHGSLRKVFSAAGLIFKGSGWHVKDYAGSSKSSSSRGSSSESSDGGSSKGSSESSGSSSSGSSSSSSSGSSSSSSSGEAKSA, translated from the coding sequence ATGCCCACCTACGAGTACGCCTGCCGTGACTGTGGCGAGCACCTCGAGGTCGTGCAGTCGTTCAAGGACGACGCGCTGACCGAGTGCCCGGCCTGCCACGGCTCCCTGCGCAAGGTCTTCAGTGCCGCCGGCCTCATCTTCAAGGGCTCGGGCTGGCACGTGAAGGACTACGCCGGGTCCTCGAAGAGTTCGAGCAGCCGCGGTTCGTCGTCGGAGTCGTCCGACGGCGGGTCGTCGAAGGGCTCGTCGGAGTCGTCCGGCTCCTCGTCGTCCGGCTCGTCGTCCTCGAGCTCGTCCGGCTCGTCGTCGTCGAGTTCGTCCGGTGAGGCCAAGAGCGCCTGA
- a CDS encoding SAF domain-containing protein has product MRPPEASRVRPPRFVPSLDGTPAALPRSLDALSERWFRAGPRLRLALVVALLVLAATGYVARITTSPWGAPTPVLVAGADLAQGQDLRAQDVQRARWPADLVPSDAVLDVSDARLATAVPAGTVLTARHLASGGVAGALADDQAAVAVPRELLPRIPAGSRVDLVGAASDGTANVLAGDVPVLRVDTDDAWVAVPRADAAAVAGAAAVGALTAVLLPP; this is encoded by the coding sequence ATGCGACCTCCCGAAGCCTCCCGCGTCCGCCCGCCCCGTTTCGTGCCGAGCCTCGACGGCACGCCAGCGGCGCTGCCCCGCTCGCTCGACGCCCTCAGCGAGCGTTGGTTCCGGGCCGGCCCCCGCCTACGGCTGGCCCTCGTCGTCGCCCTGCTGGTGCTGGCCGCGACCGGCTACGTGGCCCGCATCACCACCTCACCGTGGGGCGCCCCCACGCCGGTGCTCGTGGCGGGAGCCGACCTCGCGCAGGGGCAGGACCTGCGGGCCCAGGACGTGCAGCGCGCGCGCTGGCCGGCCGACCTCGTGCCGTCGGACGCGGTGCTCGACGTCAGCGACGCCCGCCTGGCGACCGCCGTGCCGGCCGGCACCGTGCTGACGGCCCGGCACCTCGCCTCCGGGGGCGTCGCCGGTGCGCTCGCCGACGACCAGGCCGCCGTCGCCGTTCCCCGTGAGCTGCTGCCGAGGATTCCGGCCGGGTCGCGCGTGGACCTCGTCGGCGCCGCCAGCGACGGCACGGCCAACGTCCTGGCCGGCGACGTCCCCGTGTTGCGCGTGGACACCGACGACGCCTGGGTCGCCGTCCCGCGCGCCGACGCCGCCGCCGTCGCGGGTGCGGCCGCCGTCGGCGCGCTGACCGCGGTGCTGCTCCCGCCCTGA
- a CDS encoding SDR family oxidoreductase encodes MRVLVIGATGYIGGRLVPELLARGHQVRCGARTPQKLDHRLWRDEIEVARVDVADRDQVRAAADGCEVVYYLVHSMDGAGGFEERDRQAARNVRDAVAEAGVRRLVYLGGLGHGPDLSPHLRSRQEVGRLLAEGPVPVTELRAAIIIGSGSASFEMLRHLVEVLPVMVTPRWVETRCQPIAVRDVLGYLADVAENPHAAGVLEIAGPDVLTYRQLMQVYAEVAGLRHRVIVPVPVLTPSLSSLWIGLVTPLPTGLARPLVESLVNEVVVQDDTAERLLPRERLPIRAALLLALERVQDLEVATTWAGAGGTPSQTPKRHGPEAPRPEDPDWSGGTVLADERRVRADAPPAAVFEAVSGIGGHRGYHGFRWMWETRGILDKVVGGVGLRRGRRHPVELAVGEPVDFWRVEALEPDRLLRLRAEMKVPGAAWLEFRIEPDGDGSRLEQRARFHPRGLFGRLYWRVLTPFHALIFPRMARQLAREAERLAAEDRARAGPAPDRPDEAPLQQRPGA; translated from the coding sequence GTGCGGGTACTGGTCATCGGAGCGACGGGATACATCGGCGGGCGGCTGGTGCCGGAACTGCTCGCCCGCGGCCACCAGGTCCGTTGCGGGGCGCGCACGCCGCAGAAGCTCGACCACCGGCTGTGGCGCGACGAGATCGAGGTGGCCCGCGTCGACGTGGCGGACCGCGACCAGGTACGCGCCGCGGCCGACGGGTGCGAGGTCGTGTACTACCTCGTGCACTCGATGGACGGCGCGGGCGGCTTCGAGGAACGCGACCGCCAGGCCGCCCGCAACGTCCGTGACGCGGTGGCCGAAGCCGGCGTCCGGCGTCTGGTCTACCTGGGCGGCCTCGGGCACGGACCGGACCTCTCGCCGCACCTGCGCTCGCGCCAGGAGGTCGGCAGGTTGCTCGCCGAGGGGCCGGTGCCGGTCACCGAACTCCGCGCCGCCATCATCATCGGCTCCGGCAGCGCGTCGTTCGAGATGCTGCGCCACCTCGTCGAGGTGCTACCGGTCATGGTGACGCCGCGGTGGGTGGAGACCCGCTGCCAGCCGATCGCGGTCCGTGACGTGCTGGGTTACCTCGCCGACGTGGCCGAGAACCCCCACGCGGCCGGCGTCCTGGAGATCGCCGGGCCGGACGTGCTCACCTACCGGCAGTTGATGCAGGTCTACGCCGAGGTGGCCGGCCTGCGGCACCGCGTGATCGTCCCGGTCCCGGTCCTGACCCCGTCGCTGTCGTCGCTGTGGATCGGCCTCGTTACGCCGCTGCCGACCGGCCTCGCGCGCCCGCTGGTGGAGAGCCTCGTCAACGAGGTGGTCGTGCAGGACGACACCGCCGAGCGGCTGCTGCCCCGCGAGCGGCTCCCGATCCGTGCGGCGCTGCTGCTGGCCCTGGAGCGGGTGCAGGACCTGGAGGTCGCGACCACGTGGGCGGGGGCGGGCGGCACCCCGTCGCAGACGCCCAAGCGCCACGGGCCCGAGGCGCCGCGCCCGGAGGATCCGGACTGGTCCGGGGGCACGGTGTTGGCCGACGAGCGCCGCGTCCGTGCCGACGCCCCGCCCGCGGCGGTCTTCGAGGCGGTCAGCGGCATCGGCGGACATCGCGGCTACCACGGCTTCCGTTGGATGTGGGAGACCCGTGGCATCCTCGACAAGGTCGTCGGCGGTGTGGGGCTGCGCCGCGGCCGGCGGCACCCCGTCGAGCTGGCGGTCGGGGAACCGGTCGACTTCTGGCGCGTCGAGGCACTCGAGCCCGACCGGCTCCTGCGGCTGCGCGCCGAGATGAAGGTGCCCGGCGCGGCGTGGCTGGAGTTCCGGATAGAGCCCGACGGCGACGGCTCGCGCCTCGAGCAGCGCGCCCGCTTCCATCCCCGGGGCCTGTTCGGCCGCCTCTACTGGCGGGTGCTCACGCCCTTCCACGCCCTGATCTTCCCGCGCATGGCGCGACAGCTGGCCCGCGAGGCGGAGCGGCTGGCGGCCGAGGACCGAGCGCGGGCCGGACCGGCGCCGGACCGGCCCGACGAGGCCCCGCTGCAGCAGCGCCCGGGAGCCTGA